One window from the genome of Paracoccus zhejiangensis encodes:
- a CDS encoding urea carboxylase-associated family protein, whose product MSSHPAPKDADQRRAVRPVICYDPATLPDPGLAALRAARAGARKVGELRVPPREGRCFGVPQGQFFRITSIEGPQVGDLNLWSAADPSERFYSGKTRALHGTHLGPGDRMWSSFPHLRPMATVTEDTLDWYGIDAFGGSVHDVIGTRCDPYSHHLLSGGDNYHHCCHSNLTNALAKHLGQSPRQAEPLVHDVLNVFMCTGFTRDTGQYFMKASPVRPGDYIEFFAEIDLIGGLSACPGGDCSTQHSSDAAACHPLLVEIFAPAKPPANRPPPAPSGYVWP is encoded by the coding sequence ATGAGCAGCCACCCCGCCCCCAAGGATGCCGACCAGCGCCGGGCCGTCAGGCCGGTGATCTGCTATGACCCGGCCACCCTGCCCGATCCCGGCCTTGCCGCCCTGCGCGCGGCGCGGGCCGGCGCGCGGAAGGTCGGAGAGTTGCGGGTGCCGCCGCGCGAGGGGCGCTGTTTCGGCGTGCCGCAGGGCCAGTTCTTCCGCATCACCAGCATCGAGGGACCGCAGGTCGGCGACCTGAACCTGTGGAGCGCCGCCGATCCGTCCGAACGCTTCTATTCCGGCAAGACCCGCGCGCTGCATGGCACGCATCTGGGCCCCGGCGACCGGATGTGGTCCAGTTTCCCGCATCTGCGGCCGATGGCGACGGTGACCGAGGATACGCTCGACTGGTACGGCATCGATGCCTTCGGCGGTTCGGTCCATGACGTGATCGGCACGCGCTGCGATCCCTATAGCCATCACCTACTGTCGGGCGGTGACAATTATCACCATTGTTGCCATTCCAACCTGACCAATGCGCTTGCGAAACATCTGGGACAATCCCCACGGCAGGCCGAGCCGCTGGTCCATGACGTGCTGAACGTCTTCATGTGCACCGGCTTCACCCGCGACACCGGGCAGTATTTCATGAAGGCCAGCCCGGTCCGCCCCGGCGATTACATCGAGTTCTTTGCCGAGATCGACCTGATCGGCGGGCTGTCGGCCTGCCCCGGCGGCGATTGCAGCACCCAGCATTCCTCGGATGCCGCCGCCTGCCACCCGCTGCTGGTCGAGATCTTTGCCCCGGCCAAGCCCCCCGCGAACCGCCCGCCCCCCGCACCAAGCGGCTATGTCTGGCCCTGA
- the tyrS gene encoding tyrosine--tRNA ligase: MTYHAKSDFMRIMIERGFMADCTDYQALDDALSAGPVTAYIGYDATAASLHVGHLLNVMMLRWFQKTGNRPITLMGGGTTKVGDPSFRSDERPLLGPDQIQANIDGMQKVFARYIDYSDDRALMLNNAEWLDGLNYLDFLRDIGRHFSVNRMLSFESVKSRLDREQSLSFLEFNYMILQAYDFLELYRRYDCRLQMGGSDQWGNIINGIDLTRRVLDREIWGLTSPLLTTSDGRKMGKSQGGAVWLNGEMLSPYEFWQFWRNTTDADVGRFLKLYTELPLEECDRLGALEGAEINDAKIRLANEITTLLHGAEAAASAEATAREVFEQGGAGGDLEVAILPASAFEGGLSVAQMLVQTGITGSGKEAKRLIAEGGLRLNNDAVTDPQMPVDAALVGDGLKVSVGKKKHRMVQIG, encoded by the coding sequence ATGACCTATCACGCCAAATCCGACTTCATGCGCATCATGATCGAGCGCGGCTTCATGGCCGACTGCACCGATTACCAGGCGCTGGACGATGCCCTCAGCGCGGGGCCGGTAACGGCGTATATCGGCTATGACGCCACCGCGGCCTCGCTGCATGTGGGCCACCTGCTGAATGTGATGATGCTGCGCTGGTTCCAGAAGACCGGCAACCGCCCGATCACGCTGATGGGCGGCGGCACCACCAAGGTCGGCGACCCGAGCTTCCGCTCGGACGAGCGCCCGCTTTTGGGGCCGGATCAGATCCAGGCCAATATCGACGGCATGCAGAAGGTTTTCGCGCGCTACATCGATTACAGCGATGACCGCGCACTGATGCTGAACAATGCCGAATGGCTGGACGGGCTGAACTATCTCGATTTCCTGCGCGATATCGGGCGGCATTTCAGCGTCAACCGGATGCTCAGCTTTGAATCGGTGAAATCGCGGCTCGACCGCGAACAGTCGCTGTCCTTCCTCGAATTCAACTACATGATCCTGCAGGCCTATGACTTCCTCGAGCTCTACCGGCGCTATGACTGCCGGCTGCAGATGGGCGGGTCGGACCAGTGGGGCAATATCATCAACGGCATCGACTTGACCCGCCGGGTACTCGACCGCGAGATCTGGGGCCTGACCTCGCCGCTCTTGACCACCTCGGACGGGCGCAAGATGGGCAAGTCGCAGGGCGGTGCGGTCTGGCTGAACGGCGAGATGCTGTCGCCCTACGAGTTCTGGCAGTTCTGGCGCAACACCACCGATGCCGATGTGGGCCGGTTCCTGAAGCTCTATACCGAGCTGCCGCTGGAGGAATGCGACCGCCTTGGCGCGCTGGAAGGGGCCGAGATCAACGACGCCAAGATCCGGCTGGCCAACGAGATCACCACGCTCTTGCACGGCGCCGAGGCTGCAGCCAGCGCCGAGGCGACGGCGCGCGAGGTGTTCGAACAGGGCGGCGCCGGCGGCGATCTGGAGGTGGCGATCCTGCCAGCCTCGGCCTTCGAGGGCGGGCTGTCGGTGGCGCAGATGCTGGTCCAGACCGGCATCACCGGCAGCGGCAAGGAGGCCAAGCGCCTGATCGCCGAGGGCGGCCTGCGGCTGAACAACGACGCCGTGACCGACCCGCAGATGCCGGTCGATGCGGCGCTGGTGGGCGACGGGCTGAAGGTCTCGGTCGGCAAGAAGAAACATCGCATGGTGCAGATCGGGTGA
- a CDS encoding quinone oxidoreductase family protein → MSDYVMSMPKPGTAEEFQRREIATPVPGAGQVLIRQDAIGLNFLDVYHRNATYPWAVERDLVPGSEGAGVVEAVGPGVTDWQSGDRVAYTQPLNAYASARLIAADRLVRVPEGVTSEQAATLMLKGMTAHYLIHSTFRIEPGMVALVQAAAGGVGQLLGPWIAAKGATAIGTAGGAEKVALARALGYAHVIDYNSEDVAARVGEITGGKGVNVVYDGVGKATWRGSLDSLAVRGMMVSFGQSSGLVPPVPMSELGAKSLFLTRPTLFQHIADPAELQHRAAEMFAALKAGIIRAEVSQRVPLAEVGRAHTALENRETTGATVLIP, encoded by the coding sequence ATGAGCGATTATGTCATGTCCATGCCGAAACCCGGCACCGCCGAGGAGTTCCAGCGGCGCGAGATCGCCACGCCGGTCCCGGGTGCCGGGCAGGTGCTGATCCGGCAGGATGCCATCGGGCTGAACTTTCTCGATGTCTATCACCGCAACGCCACCTATCCCTGGGCGGTCGAGCGCGACCTGGTCCCCGGCTCGGAAGGGGCGGGCGTGGTCGAGGCGGTGGGGCCGGGCGTTACCGATTGGCAGTCCGGCGACCGGGTGGCCTATACCCAGCCGTTGAACGCCTATGCCTCGGCCCGTCTCATTGCCGCCGACCGGCTGGTGCGGGTTCCCGAGGGCGTGACCAGCGAGCAGGCGGCGACGCTGATGCTGAAGGGGATGACGGCGCATTACCTGATCCATTCGACCTTCCGCATCGAGCCGGGCATGGTCGCGCTGGTGCAGGCGGCGGCTGGCGGTGTCGGGCAATTGCTGGGGCCGTGGATCGCGGCCAAGGGCGCCACGGCGATCGGCACGGCGGGCGGGGCCGAGAAGGTCGCGCTGGCGCGCGCGCTCGGCTATGCCCATGTCATCGACTATAACAGCGAGGATGTCGCCGCCCGGGTGGGTGAGATCACCGGCGGCAAGGGCGTGAACGTGGTCTATGACGGGGTTGGCAAGGCAACCTGGCGCGGCTCGCTGGACAGCCTCGCCGTGCGCGGGATGATGGTCAGCTTCGGGCAGTCCTCGGGGCTGGTGCCGCCGGTGCCGATGTCGGAACTGGGGGCGAAATCGCTGTTCCTGACCCGGCCGACGCTGTTCCAGCACATCGCCGATCCGGCCGAGTTGCAGCACCGCGCGGCCGAGATGTTCGCGGCACTCAAGGCCGGGATCATACGCGCCGAGGTCTCGCAGCGGGTGCCGCTGGCCGAGGTCGGGCGCGCCCATACCGCGCTGGAAAACCGCGAGACGACCGGCGCGACGGTGCTGATCCCGTAA
- a CDS encoding peptidoglycan-binding domain-containing protein yields MRRFHWLLMAAWLPGAVWAQDGGAVIRIEAKRGEAATAEAAASWSAQFPDVVTFRVPGGWTAIGLGPQTPAEAAARLESLKAEGKIPADSFVAEPGSNVTLTAVAPTGDAPVAEAPAEAPAAEAATDETAATTDPAPAETPTPAPDAPNHYLRLEALPDRTDADGALERWRETFADAGLWQLPNDRFAVALGPLSEASATAWLAAFKSAGAAPRDAFLATGEELGSQIVAGAAPDLPAPPEATGEMPPLDEVQRALRWAGFYEGKIDGKGGPKTEAAINAEILAERLSPDAGTAMQKLIERRSAWRGEMGLSQLQDAHTGLSAMVPMDKLAFDRNERALAIYGPKDGSGAALILFSQPGGQQDLLDLSGLVIALGWVPQPVRDVQPGSITLDGRNDTHIGHAEGQVRDGRAEGFVLIWPVSDAENQQRLAAELSDSFARFAPAANDAPVAAPAAPALPDMTPQPVAPEAEAEAPAGN; encoded by the coding sequence ATGCGGCGCTTTCACTGGTTACTGATGGCGGCCTGGCTGCCGGGCGCGGTCTGGGCGCAGGACGGCGGCGCGGTGATCCGCATCGAGGCCAAGCGCGGCGAGGCGGCCACGGCCGAGGCAGCGGCCAGCTGGAGCGCGCAGTTTCCCGATGTGGTGACCTTCCGCGTGCCGGGCGGCTGGACCGCCATCGGCCTTGGCCCGCAGACCCCCGCCGAGGCCGCGGCCCGGCTGGAGAGCCTGAAGGCCGAGGGCAAGATCCCGGCGGACAGCTTTGTCGCCGAACCCGGCTCGAACGTGACGCTGACGGCGGTGGCACCAACGGGCGATGCGCCTGTGGCAGAGGCCCCCGCCGAGGCTCCTGCGGCTGAGGCTGCGACCGACGAGACCGCCGCCACGACGGATCCTGCCCCCGCCGAGACCCCGACACCGGCCCCCGATGCGCCGAACCATTACTTGCGCCTCGAGGCGCTGCCGGATCGCACCGATGCCGATGGTGCGCTGGAAAGATGGCGCGAGACCTTCGCCGATGCGGGCCTCTGGCAATTGCCGAATGACCGCTTTGCCGTGGCGCTTGGCCCGCTGAGCGAGGCTTCGGCGACGGCATGGCTTGCCGCCTTCAAATCCGCCGGTGCCGCCCCGCGCGATGCCTTCCTTGCTACCGGTGAGGAACTGGGATCGCAAATCGTCGCCGGTGCCGCGCCCGATCTGCCCGCCCCGCCCGAGGCCACCGGCGAGATGCCGCCGCTGGACGAGGTGCAGCGGGCGCTGCGGTGGGCTGGTTTCTATGAGGGCAAGATCGATGGCAAGGGCGGCCCCAAGACCGAGGCCGCCATCAATGCCGAGATTCTGGCCGAGCGCCTGTCGCCCGACGCTGGCACCGCCATGCAGAAGTTGATCGAGCGCCGCAGCGCATGGCGCGGCGAGATGGGCCTGTCGCAATTGCAGGATGCCCATACCGGCCTGTCGGCTATGGTGCCGATGGACAAGCTGGCCTTTGACCGCAACGAACGCGCGCTGGCGATCTATGGCCCCAAGGACGGTTCGGGCGCGGCGCTGATCCTGTTCTCGCAGCCGGGCGGTCAGCAGGACCTGCTGGATCTCTCGGGCCTGGTCATCGCCCTTGGCTGGGTGCCGCAGCCCGTGCGCGACGTGCAGCCGGGCTCGATCACGCTTGACGGGCGCAACGACACCCATATCGGCCATGCCGAGGGGCAGGTGCGTGATGGCCGGGCCGAGGGTTTTGTCTTGATCTGGCCGGTCAGCGATGCCGAGAACCAGCAGCGGCTGGCGGCGGAACTGTCGGACAGCTTTGCCCGCTTTGCCCCGGCGGCGAATGACGCGCCCGTGGCGGCACCTGCCGCGCCCGCGCTGCCCGACATGACCCCGCAACCGGTTGCGCCGGAAGCGGAAGCCGAGGCCCCCGCCGGGAACTGA
- a CDS encoding DUF1203 domain-containing protein, translated as MTIRFLPIKSETANALRHGTDSYGQLPEKVAASTGSGTPCRHCLGQVPGGRPYLIAAYRPFDDLNPYTETGPVFLCSDYCAAGGPDFPAAMLTSPAYIVRGYSRDERIIYGTGAVVPTAEIEAHCENLLTRPEIAFLHIRSASNNCFHCRVERG; from the coding sequence ATGACCATCCGTTTCCTGCCGATCAAGAGCGAGACCGCCAACGCCCTGAGGCACGGCACCGACAGCTATGGCCAATTGCCCGAAAAGGTCGCCGCTTCGACCGGCAGCGGCACGCCCTGTCGCCACTGCCTCGGCCAAGTGCCCGGCGGCAGGCCCTACCTGATCGCCGCCTATCGGCCCTTCGACGACCTGAACCCCTATACCGAAACCGGTCCCGTCTTTCTGTGCTCGGACTATTGCGCCGCCGGGGGGCCGGATTTCCCTGCCGCCATGCTGACCAGCCCAGCCTATATCGTCCGCGGCTATTCGCGCGACGAGCGCATCATCTATGGCACCGGCGCCGTGGTCCCGACTGCAGAAATCGAGGCGCATTGCGAAAACCTGCTGACCCGCCCCGAGATCGCCTTCCTCCACATCCGCAGCGCCAGCAACAACTGCTTTCACTGCCGCGTCGAGCGCGGGTGA
- a CDS encoding anhydro-N-acetylmuramic acid kinase, translating into MIRALGMMSGTSLDGVDAALIETDGQRIGGFGRSAYRAYSDNEASALHGALGQWPGSEGVGDAAEISVASHAALAEGFPEAEIVGYHGQTLAHDPAGGRTHQAGDGGQLARRLDRPVVWDFRSEDVRQGGEGAPLAPFFHWACAEWAVAAGHLPPRPVAFLNLGGVGNITWVDPTAAAPEAEGACLAFDTGPANAPINDLVRSRRRQVRDEGGALAASGRADDAIVSAFLTHPYFERVPPKSLDRDAFAGLVAAVEPLADADAAATLVGALAGSVAAGFRWLPSPPEMVLVCGGGRHNATIMAALDAVLPCAVRPVETAGLDGDMLEAQAFGWLAVRVMRGLPTSGPSTTGAPGPVCGGRISHPR; encoded by the coding sequence ATGATCCGGGCTTTGGGGATGATGTCGGGCACCTCGCTTGACGGGGTGGATGCGGCGCTGATCGAGACCGACGGCCAGCGGATCGGCGGCTTCGGGCGCAGCGCCTATCGCGCCTATTCCGACAATGAGGCCTCGGCGCTGCATGGCGCGCTGGGGCAATGGCCGGGCAGCGAGGGTGTGGGCGATGCGGCCGAGATCTCGGTGGCGAGCCACGCGGCGCTGGCGGAAGGGTTCCCCGAGGCCGAGATCGTCGGCTATCACGGCCAGACGCTGGCGCATGACCCGGCGGGCGGGCGGACGCATCAGGCGGGCGATGGCGGGCAACTGGCGCGCAGGCTCGATCGCCCGGTGGTCTGGGATTTCCGCAGCGAGGATGTGCGGCAGGGCGGCGAGGGCGCGCCCTTGGCCCCGTTCTTTCACTGGGCCTGTGCGGAATGGGCCGTTGCGGCGGGGCATCTGCCGCCCCGGCCTGTCGCCTTCCTGAACCTTGGCGGCGTCGGCAATATCACCTGGGTCGATCCGACCGCCGCCGCGCCGGAGGCCGAGGGGGCCTGCCTCGCCTTCGACACCGGCCCGGCCAATGCCCCGATCAATGACCTCGTGCGCAGCCGTCGCCGGCAGGTGCGGGACGAGGGCGGGGCGCTGGCGGCCTCGGGTCGCGCGGATGACGCAATTGTCTCGGCGTTTCTCACCCATCCCTATTTCGAGCGCGTGCCGCCGAAATCGCTGGACCGCGATGCTTTCGCCGGGCTGGTTGCCGCCGTCGAGCCGCTGGCCGATGCCGATGCGGCGGCGACGCTGGTGGGGGCGCTGGCCGGTTCGGTCGCGGCAGGGTTCCGCTGGCTGCCGAGCCCGCCCGAAATGGTGCTGGTCTGCGGCGGTGGTCGTCACAATGCGACCATCATGGCGGCGCTGGATGCGGTGTTGCCCTGCGCTGTCCGGCCGGTCGAAACCGCCGGTCTGGATGGCGACATGCTGGAGGCTCAGGCCTTTGGCTGGCTGGCCGTGCGGGTGATGCGCGGGCTGCCCACTTCGGGCCCATCGACGACCGGCGCACCCGGTCCGGTTTGCGGCGGGCGCATCAGTCACCCGCGTTAA
- a CDS encoding TrkH family potassium uptake protein, translated as MIDFRPVVHTIGRLVTVMGVGMLFPMLVDWWHGDAHYQVFLQTSLLTVLAGLMATIATRGQMEGLNIQQAFLLTSGLWAVLPVFGALPFMLGAPHSSFTDAYFEAMSGVSTTGTTAFPALDALPKGTHLWRAILQWSGGLGIVVVAMVFLPVMKVGGMQFFRSEGFDTLGKILPRAGEIAAEMTRVYFILTGACILTYILLGMTGFDAVIHALTTISTGGFSNYDASFGAYLGGPEWAASIFMVLASVPFIRMVQVMRGQFVPFWQDVQIRAYLRWITYACGLIVAYRLLYMQQDQHPLELVRETVFNTISTFSGTGYASTNMLEWGHLPFSVLIIVGLIGGCTGSTGCSVKIFRYLVLLQAVRVQIRRMHSPHRIYPLRLEGRPLDQDVVNSVMAFFTLFMLTFGLLIVGLSLTGLHTRTALTAAWTAIANVGPAWGPEITANGSVSNFPASAKWLMTLGMYLGRLELIAVLVLLLPRFWRA; from the coding sequence ATGATCGACTTTCGACCCGTCGTCCACACCATTGGCAGACTCGTCACCGTGATGGGCGTGGGCATGCTGTTCCCCATGCTCGTCGACTGGTGGCATGGCGACGCGCATTACCAGGTGTTCCTGCAAACCTCGCTCCTGACCGTCCTGGCCGGGCTGATGGCGACCATCGCCACGCGCGGCCAGATGGAGGGGCTGAACATCCAGCAGGCCTTCCTGCTGACCTCGGGTCTCTGGGCGGTGCTGCCGGTCTTCGGCGCCCTGCCCTTCATGCTGGGCGCGCCGCATTCCAGCTTTACCGATGCCTATTTCGAGGCCATGTCAGGGGTCAGCACCACCGGCACCACGGCCTTCCCGGCGCTCGACGCGCTGCCCAAGGGCACGCATCTGTGGAGGGCGATCCTGCAATGGTCGGGCGGATTGGGGATCGTGGTGGTCGCCATGGTGTTCCTGCCGGTGATGAAGGTCGGGGGCATGCAGTTCTTCCGCTCGGAAGGCTTCGACACGCTTGGCAAGATCCTGCCCCGCGCCGGCGAGATCGCAGCCGAGATGACGCGGGTCTATTTCATCCTGACCGGGGCCTGCATCCTGACCTATATCCTGCTGGGCATGACCGGCTTCGACGCGGTGATCCATGCGCTGACCACCATCTCGACCGGCGGCTTTTCCAATTACGACGCCAGCTTCGGTGCCTACCTCGGCGGGCCGGAATGGGCGGCCTCGATCTTCATGGTGCTGGCCTCGGTGCCCTTCATCCGCATGGTGCAGGTGATGCGCGGCCAGTTCGTGCCCTTCTGGCAGGATGTGCAGATCCGCGCCTACCTGCGCTGGATCACCTATGCCTGCGGGCTGATCGTGGCCTATCGGCTGCTCTACATGCAGCAGGACCAGCACCCGCTGGAGCTGGTGCGCGAAACCGTGTTCAACACCATCTCGACCTTTTCCGGCACCGGCTATGCCTCGACCAACATGCTGGAATGGGGTCACCTGCCCTTCAGCGTGCTGATCATCGTCGGGCTGATCGGCGGTTGCACCGGCTCGACCGGCTGCTCGGTCAAGATCTTCCGCTACCTGGTTCTGCTGCAGGCGGTGCGGGTGCAGATCCGCCGGATGCACAGCCCGCACCGGATCTATCCGCTGCGACTGGAGGGCCGGCCACTGGACCAGGACGTGGTGAACTCGGTCATGGCCTTCTTCACCCTCTTCATGCTGACCTTCGGGCTGCTGATCGTCGGCCTGTCGCTGACCGGGCTGCATACAAGGACGGCGCTGACCGCGGCCTGGACCGCGATCGCCAATGTCGGCCCGGCCTGGGGGCCCGAGATCACCGCCAATGGCTCGGTCTCGAACTTCCCGGCCAGCGCCAAATGGCTGATGACCTTGGGCATGTACCTGGGCCGGCTGGAGCTTATCGCCGTGCTGGTCCTGCTGCTGCCGCGCTTCTGGCGGGCCTGA
- a CDS encoding MarC family protein produces MDQAFFITTLGGAFAIMNPFVVLPLFLAVTHGMDPALQRRAGLRVAFFSAVLCATVAVSGAAILKFFGISVDDFRVAGGLVLMTIAMGMLSGSGSPAHEAPAKAQAMAVQEPPRADVSFYPLAFPMVVGPGTITAIIVYMGQARTMADKGAVAAAFGLVLAVLAVVLFFASTIGRHMSQTLRVIMTRLMGMIVAAMGVQMIAAGLKAILPGLAG; encoded by the coding sequence GTGGACCAAGCGTTTTTCATCACCACTTTGGGCGGCGCCTTCGCCATCATGAACCCCTTCGTGGTGCTGCCGCTGTTTCTGGCGGTCACCCATGGCATGGACCCGGCGCTGCAACGCCGCGCGGGCCTGCGCGTGGCCTTCTTCAGCGCCGTGCTTTGCGCAACCGTGGCGGTCAGCGGCGCGGCGATCCTGAAATTCTTCGGCATCAGCGTCGATGATTTCCGCGTGGCCGGCGGTCTGGTGCTGATGACCATTGCCATGGGGATGCTCAGCGGTTCGGGCAGCCCCGCCCACGAGGCCCCGGCCAAGGCGCAGGCCATGGCCGTGCAGGAGCCGCCCCGCGCCGATGTCAGCTTCTATCCGCTGGCCTTCCCGATGGTGGTGGGGCCGGGGACGATCACGGCGATCATCGTCTATATGGGGCAGGCCAGGACCATGGCCGACAAGGGCGCCGTGGCCGCGGCCTTCGGTCTGGTGCTCGCCGTGCTGGCGGTGGTGCTGTTCTTTGCCTCGACCATCGGCCGGCACATGTCGCAGACCCTGCGTGTCATCATGACCCGGTTGATGGGCATGATCGTCGCGGCCATGGGCGTGCAGATGATCGCCGCCGGGCTGAAAGCGATCTTGCCCGGTCTGGCCGGCTAG
- a CDS encoding glutamate-5-semialdehyde dehydrogenase, with amino-acid sequence MKDMDNAEQLIQRMGAAAQEATAALREASAERKHAALIGAAEAIRLSVPEILAANALDLDFGREKGLSDAMMDRLKLTEDRIRGIEDGLRAVAEQPDPVGSVITEWDRPNGLHIQRVRTPIGVIGVIYESRPNVTADAGALALKSGNAVILRGGSESLHSSKAIHDCMVKGLISAGLPAEAIQLVPTRDRAAVSAMLQAQGLIDVIIPRGGKGLVGLVQREARVPVFAHLEGICHVYADRDADAEKALRVVLNAKTRRTGICGSAECLLIDSAADPALREQLIGALVKAGVEVRAEGELAQIAGTVQAAPDDFGHEFLDMIIAAKLVDGVEGAIAHIRQYGSQHTESILTENDATAQRFFNGLDSAILMRNASTQFADGGEFGMGAEIGIATGKLHARGPVGAEQLTSFKYLVTGDGTIRS; translated from the coding sequence ATGAAGGACATGGACAACGCCGAGCAGCTGATCCAGCGCATGGGCGCCGCCGCGCAGGAGGCGACTGCGGCCCTGCGCGAGGCCAGCGCGGAACGCAAGCACGCTGCGCTGATCGGCGCGGCCGAAGCGATCCGGCTGTCGGTGCCAGAGATCCTTGCCGCCAATGCCCTTGATCTCGACTTCGGCCGCGAAAAGGGCCTGTCGGACGCGATGATGGACCGGCTGAAGCTGACCGAGGACCGTATCCGTGGCATCGAGGACGGGCTGCGCGCGGTGGCGGAGCAGCCCGATCCGGTGGGCAGTGTCATCACCGAATGGGACCGGCCGAACGGGCTGCATATCCAGCGGGTGCGCACGCCCATCGGGGTGATCGGGGTGATCTATGAAAGCCGCCCGAACGTCACCGCAGATGCCGGCGCGCTGGCGCTGAAATCCGGCAATGCGGTGATCCTGCGCGGCGGCTCGGAAAGCCTGCACTCCTCGAAAGCCATTCATGACTGCATGGTCAAGGGTTTGATTTCGGCGGGTTTGCCGGCCGAGGCGATCCAGCTGGTGCCGACCCGCGACCGGGCGGCGGTCTCGGCCATGCTGCAGGCGCAGGGGTTGATCGACGTGATCATCCCGCGCGGCGGCAAGGGGCTGGTCGGGCTGGTGCAGCGCGAGGCGCGGGTGCCGGTCTTTGCCCACCTGGAAGGCATCTGCCATGTCTATGCTGACCGCGACGCTGATGCGGAAAAGGCGCTGCGGGTGGTTCTGAACGCCAAGACCCGGCGCACTGGCATCTGCGGCTCGGCCGAATGCCTGCTGATCGACAGCGCCGCCGATCCCGCCCTGCGCGAGCAGTTGATCGGTGCGCTGGTCAAGGCGGGCGTTGAAGTGCGCGCCGAGGGAGAGCTGGCGCAGATCGCGGGCACGGTTCAGGCCGCGCCCGATGATTTCGGCCATGAGTTCCTCGACATGATCATCGCGGCGAAACTGGTCGATGGGGTCGAGGGGGCCATCGCGCATATCCGCCAGTACGGCAGCCAGCACACGGAATCGATCCTGACCGAGAACGATGCGACCGCGCAGCGGTTCTTCAACGGGCTCGACAGCGCCATCCTGATGCGCAACGCCTCGACCCAGTTCGCCGATGGCGGCGAGTTCGGCATGGGGGCCGAGATCGGCATCGCCACCGGCAAGCTGCATGCGCGCGGGCCAGTGGGGGCGGAGCAGCTGACCAGCTTCAAGTATCTGGTGACGGGCGACGGCACCATCCGGTCCTGA
- a CDS encoding glycine--tRNA ligase subunit alpha, with translation MTSPNRPRSFQEIILRLQNYWAATGCAVLQPYDMEVGAGTFHPATTLRSLGSRPWAAAYVQPSRRPTDGRYGENPNRLQHYYQYQVIIKPSPPDLQELYLGSLKAIGLDPLIHDVRFVEDDWESPTLGAWGLGWEVWCDGMEVSQFTYFQQVGGHDCRPVSGELTYGLERLAMYVLGIEHVMDMPFNDPDSPIPLSYGDIFRQTEREYSRWNFDQADTAMLFQHFKDAEEECARILAAPEEDSAGRRIPMAHPAYDQAIKASHIFNLLDARGVISVTERQAYIGRVRALAKACADLFLTTDAARVDETA, from the coding sequence ATGACCAGCCCCAACCGACCCCGCAGCTTCCAGGAGATCATCCTGCGCCTGCAAAATTACTGGGCCGCGACCGGCTGCGCCGTGCTGCAACCCTATGACATGGAAGTCGGCGCCGGCACCTTCCACCCGGCGACGACGCTGCGCAGCCTTGGCAGCCGTCCCTGGGCCGCGGCCTATGTCCAGCCCTCGCGCCGCCCGACCGATGGCCGCTATGGCGAGAACCCGAACCGGCTGCAGCATTACTATCAATATCAGGTGATCATCAAACCATCGCCCCCCGACCTGCAGGAGCTGTACCTCGGCAGCCTCAAGGCCATCGGGCTTGATCCGCTGATCCACGATGTCCGCTTTGTCGAGGATGACTGGGAAAGCCCGACGCTTGGCGCCTGGGGTCTGGGCTGGGAAGTCTGGTGCGACGGCATGGAGGTGAGCCAGTTCACCTATTTCCAGCAGGTCGGCGGCCATGACTGCCGCCCGGTCTCGGGCGAGCTGACCTATGGTCTGGAACGTCTGGCCATGTATGTGCTGGGGATCGAGCATGTCATGGACATGCCGTTCAACGACCCCGACAGCCCGATCCCGCTCAGCTATGGCGACATCTTCCGCCAGACCGAGCGCGAATATTCCCGCTGGAACTTCGATCAGGCCGATACGGCGATGCTGTTCCAGCACTTCAAGGATGCCGAAGAGGAATGCGCCCGCATCCTCGCCGCGCCCGAGGAAGACAGCGCCGGCCGCCGCATCCCGATGGCCCATCCGGCCTATGATCAGGCGATCAAGGCCAGCCATATCTTCAACCTCTTGGACGCACGCGGCGTGATCTCGGTGACCGAGCGGCAGGCCTATATCGGCCGGGTGCGGGCGCTGGCCAAGGCCTGCGCCGACCTGTTCCTGACGACCGATGCCGCGCGGGTGGACGAGACCGCCTGA